A section of the Primulina eburnea isolate SZY01 chromosome 1, ASM2296580v1, whole genome shotgun sequence genome encodes:
- the LOC140831620 gene encoding NADH dehydrogenase [ubiquinone] flavoprotein 2, mitochondrial-like isoform X1 — protein sequence MLRRLASQRILEIRQALRQFPQPSRSFSTALNYHIDGPDNNPDLPWEFTDANKEKASDIISHYPSNYKRSAVIPLLDLAQQQHGGWLPVSAMNHVAKIIEVAPIRVFEVATFYSMFNRTKVGKYHLLVCGTTPCMIRGSREIEEALLKHLGVKRNEVTKDGLFSVGEMECMGCCVNAPMITVADYSNGSEGYAYNYYEDVTPKRVVELVEALRRGEKPPRGTQNPNRINSGPEGGNSTLLGEPKAPPCRDLDAC from the exons ATGTTACGCCGCCTCGCCTCTCAACGCATTCTCGAGATACGTCAGGCCTTGCGTCAATTCCCCCAG CCATCGCGATCGTTTTCGACTGCGCTGAACTAT CATATTGATGGCCCAGACAATAATCCGGACCTTCCATGGGAATTCACCGATGCAAACAAAGAAAAGGCTAGTGAT ATAATATCTCACTATCCTTCCAACTATAAGCGATCTGCTGTCATCCCTTTATTGGATCTTGCACAACAGCAACATGGAGGGTGGCTCCCAGTTTCGGCTATGAATCAT GTGGCAAAAATTATTGAAGTTGCCCCAATTCGTGTATTTGAGGTTGCAACCTTCTATTCGATGTTCAACAGAACAAAG GTTGGCAAATACCATCTTTTGGTATGTGGTACGACACCTTGCATGATACGTGGTTCTAGGGAAATTGAAGAAGCATTATTGAAACATCTAGGAGTAAAGCGGAATG AAGTAACCAAGGATGGCCTATTTTCTGTTGGAGAAATGGAATGCATG GGATGTTGTGTAAATGCTCCGATGATTACAGTTGCTGATTACTCTAATGGATCTGAGGGATATGCATACAATTATTAT GAAGATGTTACTCCTAAGCGAGTCGTTGAGCTGGTCGAGGCTTTGAGAAGAGGGGAAAAGCCACCG cGTGGCACGCAAAATCCAAATCGCATCAACTCTGGACCAGAAGGTGGGAACTCTACATTGCTAGGCGAGCCTAAGGCTCCTCCATGTCGGGATCTTGATGCATGCTGA
- the LOC140831620 gene encoding NADH dehydrogenase [ubiquinone] flavoprotein 2, mitochondrial-like isoform X2, whose amino-acid sequence MLRRLASQRILEIRQALRQFPQPSRSFSTALNYHIDGPDNNPDLPWEFTDANKEKVKEIISHYPSNYKRSAVIPLLDLAQQQHGGWLPVSAMNHVAKIIEVAPIRVFEVATFYSMFNRTKVGKYHLLVCGTTPCMIRGSREIEEALLKHLGVKRNEVTKDGLFSVGEMECMGCCVNAPMITVADYSNGSEGYAYNYYEDVTPKRVVELVEALRRGEKPPRGTQNPNRINSGPEGGNSTLLGEPKAPPCRDLDAC is encoded by the exons ATGTTACGCCGCCTCGCCTCTCAACGCATTCTCGAGATACGTCAGGCCTTGCGTCAATTCCCCCAG CCATCGCGATCGTTTTCGACTGCGCTGAACTAT CATATTGATGGCCCAGACAATAATCCGGACCTTCCATGGGAATTCACCGATGCAAACAAAGAAAAG GTTAAGGAGATAATATCTCACTATCCTTCCAACTATAAGCGATCTGCTGTCATCCCTTTATTGGATCTTGCACAACAGCAACATGGAGGGTGGCTCCCAGTTTCGGCTATGAATCAT GTGGCAAAAATTATTGAAGTTGCCCCAATTCGTGTATTTGAGGTTGCAACCTTCTATTCGATGTTCAACAGAACAAAG GTTGGCAAATACCATCTTTTGGTATGTGGTACGACACCTTGCATGATACGTGGTTCTAGGGAAATTGAAGAAGCATTATTGAAACATCTAGGAGTAAAGCGGAATG AAGTAACCAAGGATGGCCTATTTTCTGTTGGAGAAATGGAATGCATG GGATGTTGTGTAAATGCTCCGATGATTACAGTTGCTGATTACTCTAATGGATCTGAGGGATATGCATACAATTATTAT GAAGATGTTACTCCTAAGCGAGTCGTTGAGCTGGTCGAGGCTTTGAGAAGAGGGGAAAAGCCACCG cGTGGCACGCAAAATCCAAATCGCATCAACTCTGGACCAGAAGGTGGGAACTCTACATTGCTAGGCGAGCCTAAGGCTCCTCCATGTCGGGATCTTGATGCATGCTGA
- the LOC140831636 gene encoding photosystem II reaction center W protein, chloroplastic-like: MAAISAFTSTSPIARAAPGQRTYGSRASAIIGLPSMSKKNTGKVRCSVEGGKGAEESDSKLGVAASSMMASACAAAMSSPAALALVDDRLSTEGTGLPFGVSNNLLVWILAGVFALIWALYFVYTASLVEDEESGLSL; the protein is encoded by the exons ATGGCCGCCATCTCTGCTTTCACCTCCACCTCGCCGATCGCACGCGCCGCCCCCGGACAGAGAACGTACGGCTCCCGGGCTTCCGCCATCATCG GGTTACcatcgatgtcaaagaagaaCACCGGGAAAGTGAGGTGCTCCGTGGAAGGAGGAAAGGGTGCAGAAGAGAGTGATTCGAAGTTGGGTGTGGCGGCTTCTTCGATGATGGCATCGGCCTGCGCGGCGGCCATGTCTAGCCCAGCCGCGTTGGCGCTGGTGGATGATAGGCTGAGCACGGAAGGAACCGGGCTGCCGTTCGGGGTGAGCAACAACCTTTTGGTGTGGATTCTTGCGGGTGTGTTCGCTCTGATTTGGGCACTCTATTTTGTGTACACCGCTTCCCTCGTCGAGGATGAGGAGTCTGGCTTGTCCCTCTGA
- the LOC140831648 gene encoding DAR GTPase 3, chloroplastic, protein MITQPFGVWLHCPATALAGNCRHNRCSGFPSASLSSIHPSTSSPTIQIVGGNQLGWHEKESSKLCSTLESVHEDFDWVKLEADLYHWTRPLRPVQWYPGHIAKTEKELKEQLKLMDVVIEVRDARIPMSTSHPQMDSWLGNRKRIVVLNREDMISTADRNSWANYYARQGTKVVFANGKLGTGTLKLSRLAKALVGDVNTKRKAKGLLPRPVRAGIIGYPNVGKSSLINRLLKRRLCNAAARPGVTRELKWVRFGDDLELLDSPGMIPMRINDQSAAIKLAICNDIGERSYDVPDVAAILVQMLARVPTVGYKALHDRYKVEADSFVGKTFVQKLALQLFNGDSHQAAHRILSDFRKGKFGWSALERPPRFYE, encoded by the exons ATGATAACGCAGCCCTTCGGTGTTTGGCTTCATTGCCCAGCCACTGCGCTCGCCGGGAATTGCCGCCACAATCGATGCAGTGGTTTTCCGTCTGCATCTCTCTCCTCCATCCATCCGTCTACCTCTTCGCCAACTATTCAG ATTGTTGGTGGAAACCAATTGGGATGGCATGAAAAAGAGAGCTCAAAGCTTTGTAGCACTTTGGAGAGTGTCCACGAAGATTTTGATTGGGTGAAATTGGAAGCTGATCTTTATCACTGGACAAGACCATTACGTCCGGTTCAG TGGTATCCTGGACACATAGCAAAAACCgaaaaagaactcaaagaacagCTGAAATTGATGGATGTTGTAATAGAAGTTCGAGATGCTAGAATACCCATGTCCACAAGTCATCCACAG ATGGATTCATGGTTGGGGAATAGGAAGAGGATTGTTGTTTTAAATAGAGAAGACATGATATCCACAGCTGACAGAAATTCTTGGGCTAATTATTATGCTAGGCAGGGAACTAAAGTCGTATTTGCTAATGGCAAGCTTGGAACG GGTACCTTGAAGCTAAGCAGGTTAGCAAAGGCATTGGTAGGTGACGTGAACACCAAGCGCAAGGCAAAAGGACTACTTCCTCGTCCT GTTCGTGCTGGTATCATTGGCTATCCCAATGTTGGTAAATCATCATTGATAAACCGATTGCTCAAGCGTAGATTGTGTAATGCAGCTGCAAGGCCAGGTGTTACTCGAGAGTTAAA ATGGGTGCGCTTCGGGGATGACTTGGAATTACTGGATTCCCCTGGAATGATACCGATGAGGATCAATGATCAATCAGCTGCTATAAAACTTGCAATTTGTAATGACATCGGGGAACGATCTTATGATGTTCCTGATGTTGCAGCCATTCTTGTACAGATGTTGGCTAGGGTTCCAACAGTGG GTTACAAAGCTCTTCATGATCGCTACAAGGTTGAGGCAGATAGTTTTGTCGGTAAAAC TTTTGTTCAGAAGCTCGCTCTCCAGTTATTCAATGGGGACAGTCATCAAGCAGCCCATCGTATCTTGTCAGATTTCCGGAAAGGAAAATTTGGTTGGTCGGCGCTAGAGAGGCCTCCCAGATTTTATGAATGA